The Prevotella melaninogenica nucleotide sequence ATATTCTATCAATCATTCGCATTAAGTCGGGTGATTTATTATGATTAGTGGAGTTATATTTAGTATAAATTGATAAAAAGGTAGACAACAGTGGATTCAGTATATAACAAATTAATAGCATTAGGTATTCGCCCATCTGTACAGCGTGTAGCAATCATGAAGTATCTCGCTACTCACCACACCCACCCAACAGTGGAAGAGGTCTTTCTTGCATTGAAGAAAAAACTTCCTACGGTGAGCCGTACAACTGTTTATAACACATTGAGAATGTTATCAGAGCACGGAGCAGCATCAATGATTACTATTGATGATCATCGCGTATGCTACGACGGTATTACCGAGCCACATGCACACTTCTTCTGCAAGCGTTGTGAGAAGGTTTATGACTTTGAGGCAATGGAAATGCCACGCTATACTGGCGAAATTGGCAAGGGTTTTAGAATTGATGACACACAGCTTTACTATAAAGGTATCTGTCCTCACTGCCTTGAGACAATGAACGAGAAAGAGGAACTGAACTAAATTCCCTATAGCTGTAGGTCGCAACACTCATGCGAGTAACGGTTGAATTATGAATAAATGAAACTCAACCTCCCTAATTTATATATTTCTTTAAGATTTCCTTGTCAGTTCTAAAA carries:
- a CDS encoding Fur family transcriptional regulator, which gives rise to MDSVYNKLIALGIRPSVQRVAIMKYLATHHTHPTVEEVFLALKKKLPTVSRTTVYNTLRMLSEHGAASMITIDDHRVCYDGITEPHAHFFCKRCEKVYDFEAMEMPRYTGEIGKGFRIDDTQLYYKGICPHCLETMNEKEELN